One region of Agrobacterium tumefaciens genomic DNA includes:
- the mutL gene encoding DNA mismatch repair endonuclease MutL, with the protein MAIKQLSETLINQIAAGEVIERPSSATKELVENAIDAGATRIEIATAGGGKGLVRITDNGSGMSPADLELAVRRHCTSKISTTLDDIRTLGFRGEALPSIGSVAKLSITSRQHGAEQGSVISVTGGKVSEVRPAAANAGTIVEVRDLFFATPARLKFLKTERAEAAAITEVVKRMAIAFPHIRFVLSGTDRSTLEIPSTGDDHLARMAQILGAEFKDNAIEIDAGREDVTLSGFAGVPTFNRGNSAHQYVFVNGRPVQDKLLLSAIRGAYAETVPHGRYPVAVLSLTLDPAFVDVNVHPAKSDVRFRDPGLVRGLIVGAIRQALTRDGDRAATTGASQMMNAFRPGYSPSNLRPSAAATWSAAASPSRPLAVSGNMQFAEAVQSRFSDITMPTARAEPREVYEASASPSLEPSQYPLGAARAQLHQNYIVAQTEDGLVIVDQHAAHERLVFEEMRNALHSRRPPSQVLLIPEIIDLPEEDCDMLMDHAAGFDALGLVIERFGPGAVAVRETPAMLGEVNVQGLVRQLADEIAEWDAASTLANKLEYVAATMACHGSVRSGRRMRPEEMNALLRQMENTPGSGQCNHGRPTYIELKLSDIERLFGRS; encoded by the coding sequence ATGGCCATCAAGCAGCTTTCAGAAACCCTCATCAACCAGATCGCCGCCGGCGAGGTCATCGAAAGACCCTCCAGCGCCACGAAGGAGCTGGTGGAAAACGCCATCGACGCGGGCGCAACGCGCATCGAAATCGCCACGGCGGGCGGTGGCAAGGGACTGGTGCGCATCACCGATAACGGCTCCGGCATGTCGCCTGCCGATCTGGAGCTTGCGGTCCGACGCCATTGCACCTCGAAAATATCCACCACGCTTGACGATATCCGCACGCTTGGCTTTCGCGGCGAGGCCCTGCCCTCCATCGGCTCGGTTGCCAAGCTTTCCATCACCAGCCGGCAACACGGCGCAGAACAGGGTTCGGTGATCTCCGTCACCGGCGGCAAAGTCTCCGAGGTCCGGCCCGCCGCGGCCAATGCCGGCACCATCGTCGAGGTGCGCGACCTGTTTTTCGCGACGCCCGCACGGCTGAAATTCCTGAAAACGGAGCGAGCGGAGGCAGCCGCCATTACCGAAGTCGTCAAGCGGATGGCAATTGCCTTTCCGCATATCCGCTTCGTGCTGTCAGGCACCGACCGCTCCACGCTTGAAATCCCCTCCACCGGCGACGATCATCTTGCCCGCATGGCGCAGATTCTCGGTGCCGAGTTCAAGGACAACGCCATCGAAATCGATGCCGGGCGCGAGGATGTAACGCTCTCCGGTTTTGCCGGCGTGCCGACCTTCAACCGCGGCAACTCGGCGCATCAATATGTCTTCGTCAACGGTCGCCCGGTGCAGGACAAATTGCTGTTGTCCGCCATTCGCGGTGCCTATGCCGAAACCGTGCCGCACGGGCGATATCCGGTCGCGGTGCTGTCCCTGACGCTCGATCCCGCCTTTGTCGACGTGAACGTGCATCCGGCGAAATCAGATGTGCGCTTCCGCGATCCCGGCCTGGTTCGCGGGCTGATCGTCGGTGCGATCCGCCAGGCGCTGACCCGCGACGGTGACAGGGCGGCGACGACTGGTGCCAGCCAGATGATGAACGCCTTTCGCCCCGGCTACAGCCCGTCCAATCTCCGACCGTCTGCCGCTGCGACATGGTCCGCCGCGGCCTCGCCTTCCCGACCGCTTGCCGTTTCCGGGAACATGCAATTTGCCGAGGCCGTGCAATCGCGCTTTTCCGACATCACCATGCCGACCGCGCGGGCAGAACCCCGCGAGGTTTACGAGGCCTCTGCAAGCCCGTCGCTGGAACCGTCACAATATCCGCTCGGCGCCGCGCGGGCGCAGTTGCACCAGAACTACATCGTCGCGCAGACGGAAGACGGCCTCGTCATCGTCGACCAGCATGCGGCGCATGAACGGCTGGTGTTTGAGGAAATGCGCAATGCGCTGCATTCCAGACGCCCGCCTTCACAGGTGCTGCTCATTCCTGAGATCATCGACCTTCCCGAAGAGGATTGCGACATGCTGATGGATCATGCGGCTGGTTTCGATGCGCTGGGACTGGTCATCGAGCGTTTCGGGCCGGGGGCGGTCGCGGTTCGCGAAACGCCGGCGATGCTTGGCGAGGTGAACGTGCAGGGGCTGGTGCGGCAGCTTGCCGACGAGATCGCTGAATGGGACGCTGCCTCCACGCTTGCCAACAAGCTGGAATATGTCGCCGCCACCATGGCTTGCCACGGCTCGGTGCGTTCAGGGCGGCGCATGCGGCCGGAGGAGATGAACGCGCTTTTACGGCAGATGGAAAACACGCCGGGTTCAGGACAGTGCAATCACGGTCGTCCGACCTATATTGAGCTAAAACTTTCCGATATAGAACGTCTCTTCGGCCGAAGCTGA
- a CDS encoding response regulator, with product MLDALCDALGAAIVVYDRNDHIVFASRKLLSFFPLQEAVIGPGARLRDYLSALYDCYLLEAESLSANARQLGREEWIGERLALHWKERSEKTERLKGERFLRFVMNRLPSGLGISVVADISEQKKREEQWRIDLERVQLIEDILDNLPFPVLVKDRNLAYVAVNKAACTMVETSAESILGRTVFDLHSRQVAGRIDAADRMVLDSGTPSILPERVRRANGEEVLTITRKQRVGRPGRHFLVTTMEDVTALATIDANGMPIIPSLEHVDFVASTYGKDEDRDSAGGLLKSKAVLVVSGNGRFAEAACHRLAASGMDHAVVRSEEEQRSFIDIAASAGVGIDVVVVDAQMSVTCLDIAAAHDLPVVTIEEEEIDASLLHYLAVGLKSSPKEKSSDEDWEIMTEDLPKILKTGGVCEILLVEDNRVNQIVFSQILEGLGLSWRLATSGEEALRLFAEQAPSVVLLDTTLGDIDGFEVARRMRALAGDERIPIVGVITHAFEGDLDKCLAAGMEDMLLKPVSPDMVDAVFLRLFGKDALRLQA from the coding sequence ATGCTTGATGCCCTTTGCGACGCGCTTGGCGCGGCGATCGTCGTTTACGACCGGAACGATCACATCGTTTTCGCAAGCCGGAAGCTTTTGAGTTTTTTTCCACTGCAAGAGGCCGTTATCGGGCCGGGCGCGCGGCTGCGCGACTATCTGAGCGCGCTTTACGATTGTTATCTTCTGGAAGCGGAAAGCCTGTCCGCCAATGCCCGGCAGCTGGGACGCGAGGAATGGATTGGCGAGCGGCTGGCGCTGCACTGGAAGGAAAGGTCTGAAAAAACCGAGCGGCTGAAGGGGGAGCGCTTCCTGCGCTTCGTCATGAACCGCCTGCCTTCCGGGCTGGGCATCAGCGTCGTTGCCGATATTTCCGAACAGAAGAAAAGAGAAGAACAGTGGCGCATCGACCTCGAACGCGTGCAACTGATCGAAGACATTCTCGACAATCTGCCGTTTCCGGTCCTCGTCAAGGACCGGAACCTCGCCTATGTCGCCGTAAATAAAGCCGCCTGCACTATGGTCGAGACCAGTGCAGAGAGCATTCTCGGCCGCACGGTTTTCGATCTGCATTCGCGCCAGGTCGCAGGCCGGATCGACGCTGCCGATCGCATGGTGCTGGACAGCGGCACGCCGAGCATCCTTCCCGAAAGGGTGAGGCGCGCGAATGGTGAAGAGGTGCTGACGATTACTCGCAAGCAGCGGGTGGGTCGGCCTGGCCGGCATTTTCTGGTCACGACGATGGAGGACGTGACCGCGCTCGCCACCATCGACGCGAACGGCATGCCCATTATCCCCTCGCTCGAACATGTCGATTTCGTCGCCTCCACCTATGGCAAGGATGAAGATCGCGATTCCGCAGGCGGTCTGCTGAAAAGCAAGGCAGTGCTGGTGGTTTCCGGAAACGGGCGCTTTGCCGAAGCCGCCTGCCACCGGCTTGCCGCGAGCGGCATGGATCATGCCGTGGTGAGGAGCGAGGAAGAACAGCGTAGTTTCATCGATATCGCCGCTTCCGCAGGCGTCGGCATCGATGTCGTCGTTGTCGACGCCCAGATGAGTGTCACATGCCTCGATATCGCGGCTGCGCATGACCTGCCGGTCGTCACCATCGAGGAAGAGGAGATCGACGCTTCGCTGCTGCATTATCTCGCCGTCGGCCTCAAATCGTCTCCGAAGGAAAAGTCCTCCGACGAGGACTGGGAGATCATGACCGAGGACCTGCCCAAAATCCTCAAGACTGGCGGCGTCTGCGAGATACTTCTCGTTGAGGACAACAGGGTCAACCAGATCGTCTTCTCACAAATCCTTGAGGGATTGGGGCTGTCCTGGCGGCTTGCCACGTCGGGTGAGGAGGCGTTGCGTCTTTTTGCGGAACAGGCGCCGTCCGTCGTCCTGCTCGACACCACGCTTGGCGATATCGACGGTTTCGAGGTCGCCCGCCGTATGCGTGCACTGGCCGGCGACGAGCGCATTCCCATCGTCGGCGTCATCACCCACGCTTTCGAGGGCGATCTCGACAAATGCCTGGCGGCGGGCATGGAGGACATGCTGCTGAAACCCGTCAGTCCCGATATGGTCGATGCCGTTTTTCTGCGCCTTTTCGGCAAGGATGCCCTGCGGCTGCAAGCCTGA
- a CDS encoding putative bifunctional diguanylate cyclase/phosphodiesterase, translating into MKRAEPQALHVSQNELQAMAYSDPLTGLGNRYRLRDKIRMLASERSSDPAPFTVGIANIDGFKPINDLFGVQAGDEILCQVAHRLKACIPDGAAVTRHDGDEFAFVLPLVFERTGAERIGNMIKDVLSAPYDLGDRNVRLSSSFGFAIYPFAGDDFEDLLKSAETALYRSKRRGRGQITVYSREIAQEMKRATQLEQALRNAIITDAIDVHFQPIVRLEEAKVIGFEALARWNDPDLGFVSPAVFVPLAEERGFIDALSEALLRKAAEAALFWPRELFLSFNLSSAQLMDPGTADNILSILSRVGLDPHRLELEITETAVMTSADTAQRIISELQGAGVRISLDDFGTGQSSLGRLRDFTFDKVKIDRAFVSRISSDRPSEHIIKAIVAMCEGLDLEVVAEGIEEQAEEEKLRALGCAMGQGYFYGRPADAAATQRYLHENYREILSDIP; encoded by the coding sequence ATGAAACGGGCAGAGCCGCAGGCGTTGCACGTCAGCCAGAACGAGCTGCAGGCGATGGCTTACAGCGATCCGCTGACGGGGCTTGGCAATCGTTACCGTTTGCGGGACAAAATCCGCATGCTCGCCAGCGAGCGTTCCAGCGATCCCGCGCCCTTCACCGTCGGCATTGCGAATATTGACGGCTTCAAACCCATCAACGATCTTTTCGGCGTGCAGGCGGGCGACGAGATTTTGTGCCAGGTCGCGCATCGGCTGAAGGCTTGCATTCCCGATGGCGCCGCCGTGACGCGCCATGATGGCGACGAGTTCGCCTTCGTGCTGCCGCTGGTATTCGAACGCACCGGCGCAGAGCGCATCGGCAACATGATCAAGGACGTGCTTTCTGCGCCTTACGATCTCGGCGACCGCAACGTCCGGCTTTCCTCCTCCTTCGGTTTTGCCATCTATCCCTTCGCCGGCGATGATTTCGAGGATTTGCTGAAAAGCGCCGAGACTGCGCTTTACCGCTCCAAGCGCCGTGGTCGTGGCCAGATAACGGTCTATTCGCGCGAGATTGCGCAGGAAATGAAGCGCGCCACCCAGCTGGAACAGGCGTTGCGTAACGCCATCATCACCGATGCGATCGACGTGCATTTCCAGCCCATCGTCAGGCTGGAAGAAGCGAAGGTCATCGGTTTCGAGGCACTCGCCCGCTGGAACGACCCCGATCTCGGTTTCGTGTCGCCCGCCGTTTTCGTGCCGCTGGCCGAAGAACGCGGTTTCATCGACGCGCTGTCGGAAGCGCTGCTGAGGAAGGCGGCGGAAGCGGCGCTGTTCTGGCCGCGAGAGCTTTTCCTGTCCTTCAACCTGTCTTCCGCGCAATTGATGGACCCCGGCACAGCGGATAATATTCTGTCCATCCTGTCGCGTGTCGGCCTTGATCCGCACCGGCTGGAGCTTGAAATCACCGAAACCGCTGTCATGACATCCGCCGATACCGCGCAGCGCATCATCAGCGAATTGCAGGGTGCGGGTGTTCGTATCTCTCTCGACGATTTCGGCACCGGCCAGTCGAGCCTTGGCCGTCTGCGCGACTTTACCTTCGACAAGGTCAAGATCGACCGCGCCTTTGTCTCCCGCATCAGCAGCGACCGTCCTTCGGAACATATCATCAAGGCCATCGTCGCCATGTGCGAAGGGCTTGATCTCGAGGTCGTCGCGGAGGGTATCGAGGAGCAGGCGGAAGAGGAAAAACTGCGCGCGCTCGGCTGCGCTATGGGGCAGGGCTATTTTTACGGCCGCCCCGCCGATGCCGCCGCCACGCAGCGCTACCTTCACGAAAACTATCGCGAGATCCTGTCGGATATTCCCTGA
- a CDS encoding SMP-30/gluconolactonase/LRE family protein, producing MATVFPFAGRVLDETPMTLGEGPTFDPATGTAWWFNIIGRELHELHLASGRKTVHALPFMGSALAKISDHKQLIASDDGLFLRDTATGVLTLHAELENDMPDNRSNDGRMHPSGALWIGTMGRKAQIGAGSIYHVARGTVTKLFADVSIPNSICFSPDGATGYYVDTKVNELMRVPLDAETGLPTGKAEVFIDTAGIDGGVDGSVCDAEGHIWNARWGMGAVDRYDADGNHIERYLVPAGQTTCPAFIGPDASRLLITSARENLDDDAIAANPQHGKTFELGIEIKGRFEPLYRL from the coding sequence ATGGCGACCGTTTTTCCCTTTGCCGGACGTGTTCTTGACGAAACGCCGATGACGCTTGGCGAAGGCCCGACTTTCGACCCGGCGACCGGCACGGCCTGGTGGTTCAATATCATCGGGCGCGAACTGCATGAATTGCATCTCGCCTCCGGCCGCAAAACGGTGCACGCCCTGCCCTTCATGGGCAGCGCACTGGCGAAAATCAGCGACCACAAGCAATTGATCGCCTCCGATGACGGCCTTTTCCTTCGCGATACGGCAACCGGCGTGTTGACGCTGCATGCGGAGCTTGAAAATGACATGCCCGACAACCGCTCCAATGACGGGCGTATGCATCCCTCGGGCGCGCTGTGGATCGGCACCATGGGCCGCAAGGCGCAAATCGGCGCGGGCAGCATCTACCACGTTGCCAGGGGAACCGTGACCAAGCTTTTTGCCGATGTCAGCATTCCAAATTCGATCTGCTTTTCGCCCGATGGCGCGACCGGATATTACGTCGACACCAAGGTCAACGAGCTGATGAGGGTGCCGCTCGATGCCGAGACGGGACTTCCCACCGGCAAGGCAGAGGTGTTCATTGACACCGCCGGCATCGACGGTGGCGTAGACGGATCGGTCTGCGATGCGGAAGGGCATATCTGGAACGCCCGCTGGGGTATGGGTGCGGTCGATCGTTACGATGCCGACGGCAACCACATCGAACGCTATCTGGTGCCAGCGGGACAGACCACCTGCCCGGCCTTCATCGGCCCCGATGCGTCGCGCCTTCTCATCACATCCGCCCGCGAAAATCTTGACGACGACGCCATTGCCGCCAATCCGCAGCACGGAAAGACATTCGAGCTCGGGATTGAGATCAAGGGCAGGTTCGAGCCGCTCTACCGGTTGTGA
- a CDS encoding 2-dehydro-3-deoxy-6-phosphogalactonate aldolase, which produces MRIPFPAMKYPLIAILRGLKPEETEGVVGALIETGFRAIEIPLNSPDPFRSIEIAAKMAPADCLIGAGTVLSTEDVDALDAAGGKLMVSPNADADVITAARVKGMVTMPGVLTPTEALVAAKAGATGLKFFPASIIGPSGINAIRTILPKDLVIAAVGGVSDKNFADYTNAGIIAFGLGTSLYKPGMTAAEVRERAIVTLSAYDAAIGG; this is translated from the coding sequence ATGCGTATCCCCTTCCCCGCCATGAAATATCCGCTGATCGCCATCCTGCGCGGCCTTAAACCCGAGGAAACAGAAGGCGTCGTCGGCGCGCTGATCGAGACCGGCTTCCGCGCCATCGAAATCCCGCTCAATTCGCCCGATCCGTTCCGCTCGATCGAGATCGCCGCGAAGATGGCGCCCGCCGATTGCCTGATCGGCGCCGGCACCGTGCTCAGCACGGAAGACGTGGATGCGCTGGACGCCGCCGGTGGCAAGCTGATGGTCAGCCCCAACGCCGATGCCGACGTCATCACCGCCGCGCGCGTCAAGGGCATGGTGACGATGCCGGGCGTTCTGACTCCGACCGAGGCTTTGGTCGCCGCAAAGGCCGGAGCAACCGGGCTGAAGTTCTTTCCCGCCAGCATCATCGGCCCGTCCGGCATCAATGCGATCCGGACGATCCTGCCGAAGGATCTGGTCATTGCCGCCGTTGGTGGCGTCTCGGACAAGAATTTCGCCGACTATACCAACGCCGGCATCATCGCTTTCGGGCTTGGCACCAGTCTCTATAAGCCCGGCATGACGGCTGCGGAGGTGCGCGAGCGCGCCATCGTCACACTTTCGGCCTATGATGCAGCAATTGGAGGATAA
- a CDS encoding 2-dehydro-3-deoxygalactonokinase, producing the protein MSEPAFIAVDWGTTSFRLWLLSRSGAVLAERRSAEGMTTAMRTGFTEVLQSHLDAIGAPEKLPVLICGMAGARQGWVEAGYIDVPASLSAVLDGAVRVPGQERDVRILPGLAQRDKNAPDVMRGEETQLLGALSSAGGGRKLVCMPGTHSKWVTVDGSDVTGFATFMTGELFEVISKQTILSHAVAEADAFTGEHEVFRAAVRDVYANPQLATNRLFTLRSGQLLHGLTATDAKAKLSGIMIGLEIAGAHSSVRRDTPVVLIGSGALGALYEGAFAALEIQYTVIDADEAVRRGLLAAANAIWS; encoded by the coding sequence ATGTCTGAACCCGCTTTTATCGCCGTCGACTGGGGCACGACCAGTTTCCGGCTCTGGCTGCTCAGCCGGTCCGGCGCGGTGCTGGCTGAGCGCAGAAGTGCTGAAGGCATGACGACGGCCATGCGGACCGGCTTTACAGAGGTGCTGCAATCGCATCTCGATGCCATCGGCGCACCGGAAAAACTGCCGGTTCTTATCTGCGGCATGGCAGGTGCGCGGCAGGGCTGGGTGGAGGCCGGTTATATCGACGTGCCTGCATCGCTTTCAGCGGTTCTTGATGGTGCGGTGCGCGTGCCGGGTCAGGAACGGGATGTCCGCATTCTGCCGGGGTTGGCGCAGCGGGACAAAAACGCACCTGATGTGATGCGTGGCGAAGAAACGCAATTGCTCGGTGCACTCAGCTCCGCCGGTGGCGGCAGGAAGCTGGTCTGCATGCCCGGCACCCATTCCAAATGGGTAACGGTGGATGGCAGCGACGTGACGGGCTTTGCCACCTTCATGACCGGTGAGCTGTTCGAGGTCATCTCGAAACAGACCATCCTTTCCCATGCGGTGGCGGAAGCCGACGCCTTTACCGGCGAGCACGAGGTATTCAGGGCGGCCGTGCGCGACGTCTATGCCAATCCGCAGCTCGCCACCAACCGTCTGTTCACCCTGCGCTCCGGACAATTGCTGCACGGCCTCACCGCGACAGACGCCAAGGCCAAGCTTTCCGGCATCATGATCGGACTGGAAATCGCCGGTGCGCATTCCTCCGTACGGCGGGACACGCCGGTGGTGCTGATCGGCTCCGGCGCGCTCGGTGCGCTTTACGAGGGTGCATTCGCAGCCCTTGAGATTCAATATACTGTCATCGACGCAGACGAGGCCGTTCGGCGCGGGTTGTTAGCCGCCGCAAATGCCATCTGGTCATAG
- a CDS encoding SDR family NAD(P)-dependent oxidoreductase has translation MSMMQAHFPDLKDAGVLVTGGGSGIGASLVEAFAAQGARVAFIDIAEEPSVALVARLAHAARHPVHFFKTDLRDIAATRQSVEAAAAATGGIKVLVNNAAWDDRHDIDTVTEAYWDANQAVNLKQMFFTVQAALPHLRQAQDAAIINFSSISFLLNMGELPSYAAAKAGIIGLTKSLAGRLGPENIRVNTLLPGMIVTERQKELWLTDDDVTSTTARQCLKRTLVAADLVGPCLFLASSASSAITAQSIIVDGGLL, from the coding sequence ATGTCGATGATGCAAGCCCATTTCCCTGACCTCAAGGACGCGGGCGTGCTCGTCACCGGCGGCGGCTCCGGCATCGGGGCATCGCTGGTGGAGGCCTTTGCGGCGCAGGGCGCAAGGGTCGCGTTCATCGACATCGCCGAAGAGCCGAGTGTGGCGCTCGTTGCGCGGCTTGCTCATGCCGCACGCCATCCGGTCCATTTCTTCAAGACCGACCTGCGCGATATTGCGGCGACCCGGCAGAGCGTGGAGGCGGCAGCAGCTGCAACCGGCGGCATCAAGGTGCTCGTCAACAATGCCGCATGGGACGACCGCCACGACATCGATACCGTCACAGAAGCCTATTGGGATGCCAATCAGGCCGTCAATCTCAAGCAGATGTTCTTCACGGTTCAGGCCGCCTTGCCACATCTGCGGCAGGCGCAGGACGCAGCCATCATCAATTTCTCCTCGATTTCGTTTTTGCTGAACATGGGCGAGCTTCCTTCTTATGCGGCAGCCAAGGCCGGCATCATCGGCCTGACGAAAAGCCTGGCCGGACGGTTGGGGCCGGAAAATATCCGCGTCAACACGCTGCTGCCGGGCATGATCGTGACGGAACGGCAGAAAGAATTGTGGCTGACGGACGACGACGTCACCTCGACCACGGCACGGCAATGTCTCAAGCGCACGCTTGTCGCCGCCGATCTGGTGGGTCCGTGCCTGTTTCTCGCATCATCGGCATCGAGCGCGATCACCGCGCAATCCATAATCGTAGACGGAGGCCTGTTATAA
- a CDS encoding IclR family transcriptional regulator, which yields MSRQMTVDVAMPDHKNPNDSEHEVVPALDRKKESVTGTLGKAVSLLELIALAEKPMRFTDVVEACGQPRGTVHRQLAHLVAEGLVDHVADQTYVVGLRLLQLAAKAWSGNDLRSVAAPHLAALQEATQESVHLAVLNGGQVTYLDKMEGKHTLRMHSHVGKTSPAYCTGVGKAALSMLSPDELAALAAELDFHRFTQNTIVTPQMLAQDVAAIRSNGYGFDLQEHEIGIHCVAAPVWAPGRNFLAAISVTGPAYRVDVEQLRKWGPLVRETADQISAELACRLSPVANG from the coding sequence ATGTCAAGACAGATGACGGTGGATGTTGCCATGCCCGATCACAAAAACCCAAATGACAGCGAGCATGAGGTGGTTCCTGCCTTGGATCGAAAAAAGGAAAGCGTAACCGGCACGCTTGGTAAGGCCGTCTCGCTTCTGGAGCTTATCGCCCTTGCCGAAAAACCGATGCGCTTCACCGACGTTGTCGAGGCTTGCGGCCAGCCGCGCGGCACGGTGCACCGCCAGCTCGCCCATCTCGTGGCCGAAGGTCTGGTCGATCATGTCGCCGACCAGACCTATGTCGTGGGTCTGAGGCTGCTGCAATTGGCTGCCAAGGCCTGGAGCGGCAATGATCTGCGCAGCGTTGCCGCGCCGCATCTGGCGGCATTGCAGGAGGCGACGCAGGAATCCGTGCATCTTGCCGTTCTGAACGGCGGGCAAGTCACCTATTTGGACAAGATGGAGGGCAAGCATACTTTGCGCATGCATTCGCATGTGGGCAAGACATCCCCCGCCTACTGCACAGGGGTGGGCAAGGCCGCGCTGTCAATGCTTTCCCCTGACGAACTCGCTGCACTTGCCGCAGAGCTGGACTTCCACCGCTTCACGCAAAATACGATCGTAACCCCGCAAATGCTGGCGCAGGATGTGGCCGCCATTCGCAGCAATGGCTACGGTTTCGACCTTCAGGAGCATGAAATCGGCATCCACTGCGTTGCCGCGCCGGTATGGGCGCCGGGGCGCAATTTTCTCGCGGCGATTTCCGTCACCGGCCCAGCCTATCGCGTGGATGTGGAGCAACTGCGGAAATGGGGTCCTCTGGTGCGCGAAACGGCCGATCAAATTTCGGCGGAACTTGCCTGCAGATTATCTCCGGTTGCGAATGGTTGA
- a CDS encoding helix-turn-helix transcriptional regulator: MQKTETAAVQSIGVDCVREIAGLNTQFDIFRFLKRLTEAWGFKAFMVLDLSAEMASELSQCTIITSWPAELLQRYDEEGMLQRSRVMAQLKKSTTPFSVSLDFLVSGDENAPKKPVVGLFERFDMINSVWFPVHDITTMRGAVSFSGNKTTLPTSQLAELFYISSHIFARLSEIRRLDLRVPETLNEREIDCLNWTAAGKTSAEIAEIMMLSEHTINHYLNRATKKLDTVNRTQAVAKALRVGLIK, translated from the coding sequence ATGCAGAAAACAGAGACGGCCGCCGTTCAGTCGATTGGTGTTGATTGCGTTCGCGAGATCGCCGGTCTCAACACGCAATTCGATATATTCCGGTTTTTGAAACGGCTGACGGAAGCCTGGGGATTCAAGGCCTTCATGGTGCTTGACCTCTCGGCCGAAATGGCGAGCGAATTGTCGCAATGCACCATCATCACCAGCTGGCCGGCCGAGCTTTTGCAGCGTTATGATGAAGAGGGCATGCTGCAGAGAAGCCGGGTGATGGCGCAGTTAAAGAAATCGACCACACCCTTTTCCGTCTCCCTGGATTTTCTGGTCAGCGGCGACGAAAACGCGCCGAAGAAACCGGTCGTCGGACTTTTTGAGCGGTTCGATATGATCAATTCGGTGTGGTTCCCCGTTCACGACATCACCACGATGCGGGGAGCGGTGTCCTTTTCCGGTAACAAAACGACTTTGCCCACCAGCCAGCTAGCGGAACTTTTTTACATTTCCAGCCACATCTTTGCCCGGCTATCTGAAATCCGCCGCCTTGACCTGCGGGTTCCCGAGACATTGAACGAGCGCGAGATAGATTGTCTGAACTGGACGGCCGCCGGCAAGACCAGCGCCGAGATCGCTGAAATCATGATGCTCTCGGAACATACCATCAATCACTACCTGAACCGTGCGACGAAAAAACTCGATACGGTCAACCGCACCCAAGCCGTCGCAAAGGCGCTCCGGGTCGGTCTGATTAAATAG